In one window of Solanum pennellii chromosome 2, SPENNV200 DNA:
- the LOC107011199 gene encoding protein DEHYDRATION-INDUCED 19-like: MDSDFWTSRLAAAKRQLNLQQNHSYNHQTSQLDRLSIDDFEVEEEVRPDFPCPYCYEDFDIASLCSHLEEEHSCESRVTVCPICSHKVSRDMLSHITVQHGHLLRVQRRRRLRKVAIPSSQALSLLGRDLREAHLQVLLGGSGYRSSTATSTTAAAANDPFLSSLVLNYPTFEAEEISKSVLSSVEDSTTKNVTSQHIWKLSFDPSLSVEEREKRISQATGRAVFVQDLFASSLLAD, from the exons ATGGATTCCGATTTCTGGACCTCTCGTCTTGCAGCTGCTAAACGTCAGTTAAATTTACAGCAAAACCATTCCTACAATCATCAAACTTCTCAACTCG ATAGGCTGAGCATCGATGATTTCGAGGTTGAAGAAGAGGTCCGACCCGATTTTCCATGCCCGTATTGTTATGAGGATTTTGATATTGCCTCTCTTTGTTCGCATCTAGAAGAGGAACATTCTTGCGAGTCCAGAGTAACT GTCTGTCCcatttgttctcataaagttTCAAGGGACATGCTAAGTCATATTACAGTGCAACATGGACACTTACTGAGG GTGCAGCGACGCCGTAGATTACGTAAAGTTGCAATTCCTAGCAGCCAGGCGCTTTCTCTACTTGGTAGAGATCTTCGTGAAGCTCATTTGCAGGTACTTTTAGGAGGCAGTGGATATCGATCAAGCACTGCAACATCAACCACTGCAGCGGCAGCCAATGACCCCTTCCTCTCATCTCTAGTTTTGAACTACCCCACATTTGAAGCAGAGGAAATTTCAAAATCTGTTTTATCCAGTGTTGAGGACTCTACTACGAAGAATGTGACATCACAACATATATGGAAGTTAAG TTTTGACCCTTCACTAAGTGTGGAAGAGAGGGAAAAGAGGATAAGCCAGGCTACTGGAAGAGCTGTTTTTGTGCAAGATCTGTTTGCCTCTTCTCTGTTAGCTGACTAA
- the LOC107011545 gene encoding MACPF domain-containing protein NSL1, which translates to MALNPSSRMDSQTAAEKAVSVIGLGYDLTTDIRLTACKIGPNGSGLIEIDQKSTKDLLVPGGVVVSNVSTSIKCDKGERTRFRSDALSFSQMSEQLNQELSLSGKIPSGLFNAMFGHKGCWQKDASSTKLLAFDGWFITLYNIELVRSHLTLSEQVKQDVPSSWDPPALAEFIEKYGTHIVVGVKMGGKDVIHIKQLQNSFLQPMEVQKLLKQLADEKFSEDINGCQIAKPVRSAEKSKGEKSIFSDPHLPFANSMRPSIMSHSKADDLLSIHIRRGGLDFGQSHSQWLPTVSQSPNAITMSFVPIASLLSGVRGSGFLSHAINLYLRYKPPIEELEQFLEFQLPRQWAPAYGDLPLGHRHRKQASPSLQFTLMGPKLYVNTVKVDSGNRPVTGIRLYLEGKRSDHLAIHLQHLSALPQSIQLTDDLSYEPVDEPVERGYLEPVKWSIFSHVCTAPVEYRGTRIDDSASIVTKAWFEVKVIGMKKVLFLRLGFSMVASAKIRRSEWEGPATTCRKSGLISMLITTPFSTKLNQPQKPTKVDLNSAVYPGGPPSPARAPKMSHFVDTTEMVRGPEESPGYWVVTGAKLCVEDSRIRMKVKYSLLTILTEESLLI; encoded by the exons ATGGCGTTAAATCCTAGTAGTAGAATGGACTCACAAACGGCTGCTGAAAAAGCCGTCTCTGTGATTGGGTTAGGTTATGATTTGACAACTGATATCCGGTTGACGGCCTGTAAAATCGGACCGAATGGGTCTGGTTTGATAGAGATTGATCAGAAGTCGACCAAGGACCTGCTGGTGCCTGGTGGGGTGGTGGTTTCTAATGTTTCCACCTCTATCAAGTGCGATAAAGGAGAACGAACTAGGTTTCGCTCTGATGCTCTTTCTTTTAGTCAG ATGTCAGAGCAATTGAATCAGGAGCTGTCCCTGTCTGGTAAGATACCTTCTGGGTTGTTCAATGCGATGTTTGGTCACAAGGGATGCTGGCAAAAAGATGCATCTTCGACAAAGCTTCTCGCTTTTGATGGTTGGTTCATTACCTTGTACAATATTGAGTTGGTGAGATCCCATCTAACACTGTCTGAGCAAGTAAAACAAGACGTGCCTTCTTCTTGGGATCCTCCTGCACTTGCAGA gtttattgaaaaatatggCACCCATATTGTTGTCGGGGTAAAGATGGGAGGTAAAGATGTAATTCACATAAAGCAACTGCAAAATTCCTTTCTTCAGCCAATGGAGGTGCAGAAATTACTCAAGCAATTAGCTGATGAAAAATTTTCAGAAGACATAAATGGATGCCAGATAGCAAAACCTGTTAGATCCGCTGAAAAATCAAAG GGCGAAAAATCAATATTCTCAGATCCGCATCTACCATTTGCAAACTCAATGAGACCATCTATTATGTCTCACTCTAAAGCTGAT GATCTACTAAGTATTCATATCCGACGAGGAGGTCTTGATTTTGGTCAAAGTCATAGCCAGTGGCTTCCTACTGTATCACAGTCTCCCAATGCTATAACAATGTCGTTTGTGCCAATCGCTTCACTTTTGAGTGGTGTAAGGGGCAGTGGATTTTTAAGCCATGCAATTAATCTTTACCTGCGAT ATAAACCGCCAATCGAGGAACTTGAACAATTTTTAGAATTTCAGTTACCTCGGCAGTGGGCTCCAGCATATGGTGATCTTCCTCTTGGTCATCGCCACAGAAAACAGGCCTCTCCATCCTTGCAGTTCACTTTGATGGGTCCAAAGCTATACGTTAACACTGTAAAG GTTGACTCTGGAAACAGGCCAGTAACTGGAATTCGGTTATACTTGGAAGGTAAAAGGAGTGATCACCTGGCTATCCATCTTCAACATCTATCAGCACTTCCTCAAAGTATCCAACTAACAGATGATCTTAGCTATGAGCCTGTCGATGAACCAGTTGAACGAGGGTATCTTGAACCTGTCAAATGGAGCATATTTTCACATGTTTGCACTGCGCCAGTAGAGTACCGTGGAACACGGATCGATGACTCTGCTTCTATTGTGACCAAGGCCTGGTTTGAGGTGAAGGTTATTGGAATGAAGAAGGTCCTCTTCCTGAGGCTGGGATTCTCGATGGTCGCCTCAGCGAAGATCCGTCGGTCAGAGTGGGAAGGACCAGCAACCACATGTCGAAAATCAGGTTTGATCTCAATGCTGATCACTACCCCATTCAGTACAAAGCTAAACCAACCCCAGAAGCCAACAAAGGTGGACTTGAATTCCGCGGTTTATCCTGGTGGTCCACCTTCACCCGCAAGAGCGCCAAAGATGTCGCACTTTGTTGATACAACAGAAATGGTAAGAGGTCCCGAGGAGTCACCTGGTTACTGGGTGGTAACTGGTGCAAAGCTGTGTGTAGAAGATAGTAGGATAAGAATGAAAGTGAAGTACTCCCTCTTAACCATACTTACAGAGGAGTCATTGTTGATATAA